A stretch of the uncultured Trichococcus sp. genome encodes the following:
- the ribD gene encoding bifunctional diaminohydroxyphosphoribosylaminopyrimidine deaminase/5-amino-6-(5-phosphoribosylamino)uracil reductase RibD has product MQDKDTHFMQMALELAEKGRGAVAPNPMVGAIIVKDGRIIGSGYHEKIGEGHAEVNAFRSATEDVAGATIYVTLEPCSHFGKTPPCSDKIIEKKIGRVVIAALDPNPLVSGRGVKKLQAAGIEVVTGVLAKESSRLNEIFMKYIVKKEPFVVMKAAMSLDGKIATRTGESQWITGPAARERVHQLRSALSGIMVGVQTVIMDDPQLTSRIPGGKNPVRIIVDSTLCIPLEAKVLQNQDTAKTLIATTERADRSKAVRLEAAGIDLLTVPAKDGRTDLKVLMKALGERGIDSILLEGGATLNFSALEAGIVDKVQVYIAPKLIGGETAKTPVGGEGIEKLSQAFSVIDLKANTVGEDILLEGYLSKNE; this is encoded by the coding sequence ATGCAAGATAAAGATACACACTTTATGCAAATGGCGCTGGAACTTGCCGAGAAAGGCCGAGGTGCCGTCGCACCAAATCCGATGGTCGGCGCCATCATCGTCAAGGACGGACGCATCATCGGATCCGGCTACCACGAAAAAATCGGGGAGGGGCATGCTGAAGTGAACGCGTTCCGCTCGGCAACAGAAGATGTGGCCGGCGCAACCATCTACGTGACCCTGGAACCCTGCTCCCATTTCGGCAAAACACCGCCCTGCTCCGACAAGATCATCGAAAAGAAAATCGGTCGGGTCGTCATCGCAGCTTTGGATCCGAATCCATTGGTTTCCGGTCGCGGCGTCAAGAAACTGCAAGCTGCCGGCATCGAAGTGGTGACCGGTGTCCTAGCCAAAGAAAGCAGCCGTTTGAATGAAATATTCATGAAATACATCGTCAAAAAAGAACCCTTCGTCGTCATGAAGGCCGCGATGTCCTTGGACGGAAAGATTGCGACCCGGACCGGCGAATCGCAATGGATCACCGGACCGGCCGCGAGGGAGCGCGTGCACCAACTGCGCAGCGCCCTCAGCGGCATCATGGTCGGGGTCCAGACCGTCATCATGGATGACCCGCAATTGACCTCCCGCATTCCAGGAGGGAAAAATCCCGTGCGGATCATCGTCGACAGCACCTTGTGCATCCCATTGGAAGCAAAAGTGCTCCAAAATCAGGACACGGCCAAGACTCTTATCGCAACGACAGAACGGGCGGACCGCAGCAAGGCAGTCCGGCTCGAAGCAGCCGGCATCGATCTTCTGACTGTACCCGCCAAAGATGGGCGGACCGATCTGAAGGTGCTGATGAAGGCCCTCGGGGAGCGCGGCATCGACAGCATCCTGCTGGAAGGCGGCGCAACCCTGAACTTTTCCGCCCTGGAGGCAGGCATCGTCGACAAGGTGCAGGTCTACATCGCCCCGAAACTGATCGGCGGAGAAACAGCAAAAACACCTGTCGGCGGAGAAGGGATCGAGAAGCTGAGCCAAGCTTTCAGCGTGATCGATCTGAAAGCCAATACCGTAGGGGAAGACATCCTCTTGGAAGGCTACCTTTCCAAGAACGAATAA
- the argC gene encoding N-acetyl-gamma-glutamyl-phosphate reductase codes for MIHVSIIGATGYTGVELVRLLGLREDVVLDHLTSRTYAGQKIQHLFPHLLGNVDHTCEELDLEQVTTDSDVIFVALPHGHALPIAKKAKEKGKKVIDLGADFRLKDAAVYEEWYKVAHTEPELLEEAVYGLPEWDRDAIKDATVIANPGCFVTSILLGLMPLMKKGWVVPNSIVCDSKSGTSGAGRAGNVANLFTEVESSFKAYGVAHHRHTPEIEQLLTQMAGTDTMIQFTPHLVPMSRGILSTIYATVTGGHTAEEIHALFEEAYADEPFVQVLPAGMWPMTKSVKGTNNCQLGVTYDERTGRVIIVSVIDNLMKGAAGQAVQNMNLMFGLAETTGLQMIGLFP; via the coding sequence ATGATTCATGTCAGTATCATTGGAGCAACAGGTTACACGGGGGTGGAATTAGTCCGATTATTGGGATTGCGCGAGGATGTGGTCCTGGATCATCTGACCTCCCGTACGTATGCGGGTCAAAAAATCCAGCATCTTTTTCCGCACCTGTTGGGCAACGTCGATCACACTTGCGAAGAATTGGATCTGGAACAAGTGACGACGGACAGCGATGTGATTTTTGTGGCTTTGCCGCATGGACACGCGTTGCCGATAGCCAAAAAAGCCAAAGAAAAAGGCAAAAAAGTCATCGATCTGGGAGCCGATTTCCGATTGAAGGATGCGGCCGTCTATGAAGAATGGTACAAAGTCGCGCACACAGAGCCGGAACTTTTGGAAGAAGCCGTCTACGGTCTGCCCGAATGGGACCGCGACGCAATCAAAGATGCAACAGTCATCGCCAATCCGGGTTGTTTTGTGACAAGCATCCTCCTGGGATTGATGCCTTTGATGAAGAAAGGCTGGGTTGTCCCGAACAGCATCGTTTGCGATTCCAAATCGGGCACATCCGGAGCAGGCCGCGCCGGCAATGTAGCGAACCTCTTCACCGAGGTGGAAAGCAGCTTCAAAGCCTACGGTGTAGCACATCACCGCCACACACCGGAAATCGAGCAACTGTTGACGCAGATGGCCGGCACGGACACGATGATCCAATTTACGCCGCACCTTGTGCCGATGAGCCGAGGTATCCTCAGCACCATCTACGCGACTGTCACTGGGGGACATACGGCAGAAGAAATCCACGCTCTTTTTGAGGAAGCTTACGCCGATGAACCGTTTGTGCAGGTTCTGCCTGCGGGCATGTGGCCGATGACGAAATCGGTGAAAGGCACAAATAACTGCCAACTGGGTGTCACCTACGACGAACGCACAGGCCGGGTCATCATCGTGTCGGTCATCGACAACTTGATGAAGGGCGCTGCCGGCCAAGCCGTGCAAAACATGAACCTGATGTTCGGACTTGCCGAAACGACAGGACTACAGATGATAGGGCTTTTCCCGTAA
- the argJ gene encoding bifunctional glutamate N-acetyltransferase/amino-acid acetyltransferase ArgJ: MIKKLHKSGVTAAAGVQAAGIHAGFKKRKKDMALLYFPDGATVAGVFTKNKVKAAPVQYDQQVLQQHDRFKAILINSGNANACTGKQGKADVEETVELLAEELNIQPEEVLVSSTGVIGMFMNMETMKKGVKAIAPEVSEFGGAAASKAIMTTDTVPKEVSFTFEVAGKTATIGGMVKGSGMIHPNLGTMLGYITTDVAIGQAALHAMLLKAADATFNHATVDGDTSTNDSVFVAATGKLDNPLIVSADDAGYAEVEAAVLSICSQLAQLLVKDGEGATKFVEVLVSGAKTMADAVSVGKSVATSSLVKTAMFGEDANWGRVITAAGYADTEYFDADVIDIAFSSKNGEIQLCEAGMGVVFDEERAKKILEADEINILIDLHLGTEAASTWTCDFSYDYVKINADYRS; encoded by the coding sequence ATGATAAAGAAATTACATAAAAGCGGTGTGACTGCCGCTGCAGGTGTGCAAGCCGCGGGTATCCACGCCGGCTTCAAGAAACGCAAAAAGGATATGGCGCTGCTGTATTTCCCTGATGGGGCAACCGTTGCGGGCGTCTTCACCAAAAACAAAGTTAAAGCGGCTCCGGTCCAATACGATCAACAAGTCCTGCAGCAGCATGACCGCTTCAAGGCGATCCTGATCAACAGCGGCAACGCGAACGCCTGTACAGGCAAACAAGGCAAAGCCGATGTGGAAGAGACCGTGGAGCTCCTTGCTGAAGAACTGAACATCCAACCGGAAGAGGTGTTGGTATCCTCGACAGGCGTCATCGGAATGTTCATGAACATGGAGACAATGAAAAAAGGGGTCAAGGCGATCGCACCGGAAGTTTCCGAATTCGGCGGCGCTGCAGCCAGCAAGGCAATCATGACGACGGATACGGTTCCGAAAGAAGTCAGCTTCACCTTTGAAGTCGCCGGCAAAACGGCTACCATCGGCGGCATGGTCAAGGGATCCGGGATGATCCATCCGAACCTTGGTACGATGCTGGGCTACATCACAACCGATGTCGCAATCGGCCAAGCAGCTTTACATGCGATGTTGCTGAAAGCCGCGGATGCGACCTTCAACCATGCGACCGTCGACGGGGACACGAGCACGAACGATTCCGTCTTTGTGGCTGCTACCGGCAAACTCGACAATCCGCTGATCGTTTCCGCTGATGATGCCGGCTACGCCGAGGTTGAAGCGGCGGTCCTGTCCATCTGCTCCCAATTGGCGCAGCTGTTGGTCAAGGACGGCGAAGGGGCGACAAAATTTGTCGAGGTCTTGGTTTCCGGGGCGAAGACAATGGCTGATGCGGTTTCGGTCGGTAAATCGGTCGCGACCTCGAGCTTGGTGAAGACGGCGATGTTCGGCGAGGATGCCAACTGGGGCCGTGTCATCACGGCTGCCGGTTATGCGGACACCGAATATTTCGATGCCGATGTGATCGACATCGCCTTCTCAAGCAAGAACGGCGAAATCCAGCTTTGCGAAGCGGGGATGGGTGTCGTCTTCGATGAAGAACGTGCGAAAAAAATATTGGAAGCAGATGAAATCAATATTTTGATCGACCTGCATCTGGGCACGGAAGCCGCCAGCACATGGACATGCGACTTCTCTTACGATTACGTGAAAATCAATGCGGATTACAGAAGCTGA
- a CDS encoding acetylornithine transaminase: MNEDIKTKGQAYLMNTFNRGAICMVEGQGSYLKDADGKQYLDFLAGIAVNALGHNHPKVTAAIAEQAAKLVHCSNFYWIEPQVQLAEKLITNSVLDKVFFGNSGAEANEGAIKLARKYGREVHGEGCYEIITADNSFHGRTLATLTATGQKQFHKDYDPFLEGFHYVPFNDFEALAAKVTEKTCAILLEPIQGEGGVYVGDQTYLQQVRALCDEKDILLIFDEVQTGMGRTGKLFAYEGYGVEPDVMTLAKALGNGVPIGALLAKDAVASHFKPGDHGSTFGGNPLVCAAAFATVQAIEDENILANVNEMGNYFEEKLVAFKEKYDFILDVRGKGLLLGMELAMKGADIVAKCLEKGVIINCTHDTVLRFLPPLNVTTAEIDKAVAVMDEVFQTIEA; this comes from the coding sequence ATGAATGAAGACATAAAAACAAAAGGGCAAGCCTACTTGATGAACACCTTCAACCGCGGAGCCATCTGCATGGTCGAAGGCCAAGGCAGCTACCTGAAGGATGCGGACGGCAAGCAATATTTGGACTTCCTGGCAGGCATCGCCGTGAACGCGTTAGGGCACAATCATCCGAAAGTGACGGCTGCGATAGCGGAACAGGCGGCCAAACTGGTCCACTGCTCGAACTTTTATTGGATCGAGCCGCAAGTGCAGTTGGCGGAAAAACTGATCACGAATTCCGTTCTGGATAAGGTCTTTTTCGGCAACAGCGGCGCGGAAGCCAATGAAGGAGCCATCAAATTGGCGCGCAAATACGGACGTGAGGTCCACGGCGAAGGCTGCTACGAGATCATCACTGCCGATAACTCGTTCCACGGACGCACGTTGGCGACGTTGACGGCGACCGGCCAAAAACAATTCCATAAAGATTACGATCCGTTCCTGGAAGGTTTCCACTACGTTCCCTTTAATGATTTTGAGGCTTTGGCCGCCAAAGTTACGGAAAAGACATGCGCAATCCTTTTGGAGCCGATCCAAGGCGAAGGTGGCGTCTACGTGGGTGATCAAACTTACCTGCAGCAAGTGCGTGCGCTCTGCGACGAGAAGGATATCCTGTTGATCTTTGATGAAGTCCAAACTGGCATGGGCCGCACCGGCAAGCTGTTCGCATACGAAGGCTACGGTGTGGAACCGGATGTGATGACGTTGGCGAAAGCTTTGGGCAATGGCGTTCCGATCGGCGCGCTGTTGGCGAAGGATGCCGTCGCTTCCCATTTCAAACCGGGTGACCATGGTTCGACTTTCGGCGGCAATCCGCTTGTCTGTGCGGCGGCTTTCGCGACCGTTCAAGCGATCGAAGACGAGAATATCCTGGCGAATGTAAATGAGATGGGCAACTATTTCGAAGAGAAATTAGTGGCATTCAAGGAAAAATATGACTTTATCCTCGATGTGCGCGGCAAAGGCTTGCTGCTCGGGATGGAACTGGCGATGAAGGGTGCCGACATCGTCGCGAAGTGTCTGGAAAAAGGCGTCATCATCAACTGCACGCATGATACGGTATTGCGTTTCCTTCCACCGTTGAATGTGACAACCGCGGAAATCGACAAGGCTGTTGCAGTGATGGATGAGGTTTTTCAAACAATTGAAGCTTAA
- the carB gene encoding carbamoyl-phosphate synthase large subunit — MPKRTDIKSILVIGSGPIIIGQAAEFDYAGTQACLALREEGYKVILVNSNPATIMTDVEIADKVYMEPLTLEFIANIIRKERPDALLPTLGGQTGLNMAVELDEAGILKEYQVELLGTKLTSIQQAEDRDLFRQLMAELNQPVPESDIIHTVGEALSFAAEIGYPLIVRPAFTMGGTGGGICHNEADLREIVANGLRYSPVTQCLLEKSIAGFKEIEYEVMRDSNDNAIVVCNMENIDPVGVHTGDSVVVAPSQTLSDKEYQMLRDVSLQIIRALKIEGGCNVQLALDPYSFDYYIIEVNPRVSRSSALASKATGYPIAKMAAKIAVGLTLDEMKNPVTGTSYAAFEPALDYIVSKIPRFPFDKFEKGDRTLGTQMKATGEVMAMGHTFEESMLKAVRSLEYGVNHLALPKDQGQTVTMAEIEQNIRVACDERLFYLGEALRRGVTPETIHEWSEIDYFFLHKFKHIIDLEKEVAANVKDLETLREAKKYGFSDEIIAELWGMASEDIYALRKANGIVPVFKMVDTCAGEFESFTPYFYSTYEMEQESFPSDREKVIVLGSGPIRIGQGVEFDYATVHAVWAIQEAGYEAIVVNNNPETVSTDFSISDKLYFEPLTEEDVMAIIDLEQPLGVVVQFGGQTAINLADKLVKHGVKILGTSLEDLDRAEDRKLFEQLLRDLDIPQAPGKTAVTVEEAVAVADEIGYPVLVRPSYVLGGRAMQIVYNQADLEKYMREAVVASPERPVLVDHYLIGQELEVDAICDGETVLIPGIMEHIERAGVHSGDSIAVYPPQNLSPELIQTIEDYTIRVAQGLNTIGLVNIQFVISEGVVYIIEVNPRASRTIPFLSKVTGIPMANLAMQGILGIKLKDQGYRTGLVPSKSGVYVKMPVFSFNKLKKVDTVLGPEMKSTGEIIGKDAILSKALYKAFRAANIEIPEYGTALLTIADKDKHEILPLAKRLVAVGYRLLATKGTGEALLEAHVPVTILQNGEAKRENILKSMHDGEIQFIINTMTEGKTEETDGYFIRREAADNNLPCLTSLDTTEALLQAMEMMHFQLQAVGTEPL; from the coding sequence ATGCCTAAACGAACAGACATCAAGTCGATCCTCGTGATCGGCTCGGGACCTATCATCATCGGCCAAGCCGCGGAATTTGACTATGCTGGAACGCAAGCATGTTTAGCCTTAAGGGAAGAAGGATACAAGGTCATCCTGGTCAACTCCAATCCTGCTACGATCATGACGGATGTTGAAATCGCCGATAAAGTCTATATGGAACCACTGACATTGGAGTTCATCGCGAACATCATCCGCAAAGAGCGCCCGGATGCCCTGTTGCCGACACTGGGCGGCCAGACCGGTCTGAACATGGCGGTGGAACTGGACGAAGCCGGTATCCTGAAGGAGTACCAGGTCGAGTTGCTTGGAACGAAACTGACTTCCATCCAACAGGCTGAAGACCGCGATCTGTTCCGCCAACTGATGGCGGAATTGAATCAGCCGGTCCCGGAGAGCGACATCATCCACACCGTTGGGGAAGCATTGAGCTTCGCCGCGGAAATCGGTTATCCGTTGATCGTCCGTCCAGCCTTCACGATGGGCGGAACCGGCGGCGGCATCTGCCATAATGAAGCCGACCTGCGCGAAATCGTCGCTAACGGCTTGCGCTACTCACCGGTGACGCAATGTCTCCTGGAAAAATCAATCGCCGGCTTCAAGGAAATCGAATATGAAGTGATGCGCGACAGCAACGACAACGCCATCGTGGTCTGCAACATGGAAAACATCGACCCGGTCGGCGTCCACACAGGCGATTCCGTCGTCGTGGCGCCTTCCCAAACGTTGTCCGACAAAGAATACCAAATGCTGCGCGATGTTTCCCTGCAGATCATCCGCGCCCTGAAAATCGAAGGCGGCTGCAATGTGCAGTTGGCATTGGATCCATACTCGTTCGACTACTACATCATCGAAGTGAACCCGCGCGTCAGCCGTTCTTCGGCCTTGGCGAGTAAAGCGACCGGCTACCCGATCGCGAAGATGGCGGCGAAGATCGCTGTCGGCTTGACTCTGGATGAAATGAAGAACCCGGTCACCGGCACGTCCTATGCGGCTTTCGAGCCGGCTTTGGATTACATCGTCTCCAAAATCCCGCGTTTCCCGTTCGATAAATTCGAAAAGGGCGACCGTACCCTTGGCACGCAGATGAAAGCGACAGGCGAAGTCATGGCCATGGGCCATACGTTCGAGGAATCGATGCTGAAAGCTGTCCGTTCGCTGGAATACGGCGTCAACCATCTGGCCTTGCCGAAAGACCAAGGCCAGACCGTGACGATGGCAGAAATCGAACAGAATATCCGTGTCGCCTGCGACGAGCGTCTGTTCTATCTCGGCGAAGCGTTGCGCCGCGGCGTGACACCGGAAACGATCCACGAATGGAGCGAAATCGACTACTTCTTCCTGCACAAATTCAAGCACATCATCGACTTGGAAAAGGAAGTGGCTGCCAATGTGAAGGATCTGGAAACGTTGCGCGAAGCGAAGAAATACGGCTTCAGCGACGAAATCATCGCGGAATTGTGGGGTATGGCTTCGGAAGACATCTACGCGTTGCGCAAAGCCAACGGCATCGTGCCTGTCTTCAAAATGGTGGATACGTGCGCGGGCGAATTCGAATCCTTCACACCGTACTTCTACAGCACGTATGAAATGGAACAGGAATCGTTCCCGAGCGACCGCGAAAAAGTCATCGTCCTAGGCTCCGGTCCGATCCGTATCGGCCAAGGGGTCGAGTTCGACTACGCGACCGTGCATGCGGTCTGGGCGATCCAGGAAGCCGGCTACGAAGCAATCGTCGTCAACAACAACCCGGAAACTGTTTCGACGGACTTCTCGATCTCCGACAAGCTGTATTTCGAACCATTGACTGAAGAAGACGTGATGGCCATCATCGACCTGGAACAACCGCTGGGCGTCGTGGTGCAGTTCGGTGGCCAAACGGCCATCAACCTGGCCGACAAATTGGTCAAACACGGCGTCAAGATCCTGGGCACGAGCCTGGAAGATCTTGACCGCGCCGAAGACCGCAAACTGTTCGAACAGTTGTTGCGCGATTTGGATATCCCGCAGGCACCCGGCAAGACAGCCGTGACCGTTGAGGAAGCGGTCGCCGTTGCGGATGAAATCGGTTATCCGGTCTTGGTGCGTCCATCCTACGTATTGGGCGGACGGGCGATGCAGATCGTCTACAACCAAGCCGACCTGGAGAAATACATGCGCGAAGCGGTCGTGGCCAGCCCCGAACGGCCGGTCCTGGTCGATCATTACCTGATCGGACAAGAGCTGGAAGTCGATGCGATCTGCGACGGCGAAACCGTCCTGATCCCGGGCATCATGGAACACATCGAACGCGCCGGGGTCCACTCGGGCGACTCGATCGCGGTCTATCCGCCGCAGAACCTATCACCTGAACTGATCCAGACAATCGAAGATTACACGATCCGCGTGGCGCAAGGGTTGAACACCATCGGTTTGGTGAACATCCAGTTCGTCATCAGCGAAGGCGTCGTCTACATCATCGAAGTGAACCCGCGCGCGAGCCGGACGATCCCGTTCCTGAGCAAAGTGACCGGCATCCCGATGGCGAACTTGGCGATGCAAGGGATACTGGGCATCAAACTGAAAGATCAAGGCTACCGGACCGGGTTGGTTCCGTCCAAATCCGGTGTATACGTGAAGATGCCGGTCTTCAGTTTCAACAAACTGAAGAAAGTCGATACCGTATTGGGGCCGGAAATGAAGTCCACAGGGGAGATCATCGGAAAGGATGCCATCCTTTCCAAAGCTTTGTACAAAGCTTTCCGTGCCGCCAATATCGAGATTCCCGAGTACGGCACGGCACTGCTGACGATTGCGGACAAGGACAAGCACGAAATCCTGCCGCTCGCGAAACGCTTGGTTGCTGTCGGCTATCGTCTGCTTGCAACAAAGGGCACTGGGGAAGCCTTGCTGGAGGCGCACGTACCGGTTACGATCCTTCAAAACGGCGAAGCGAAACGGGAAAACATCCTGAAAAGCATGCATGACGGGGAAATCCAGTTCATCATCAATACGATGACCGAAGGCAAGACCGAGGAAACCGACGGCTATTTCATCCGCCGCGAAGCCGCGGACAACAACCTGCCGTGCCTGACCTCGCTGGATACAACCGAGGCGTTGCTGCAGGCGATGGAAATGATGCATTTCCAGCTGCAGGCAGTCGGGACCGAACCTTTATAA
- the argB gene encoding acetylglutamate kinase: protein MNKSNCEKAEMLVEVLPYVNRFRDKIIVIKYGGNAMINEELKKAVMQDLLLMKSVGMHPILVHGGGPAINDMLKKLKVESHFEQGLRVTDKETMEIVEMVLAGKVNKDIVGTLNQIGGKGIGLSGKDGNLIQVRKKYLEKNGEKIDIGYVGEVEAVNKEMLESLIYSGYIPVISSIGMGKDGMSYNINADYVAGAVAKAVQANKFILLTDVEGIFRDYHDKDSLISRITLEEIEALEADGIISGGMVPKVDCCIDALKGGVAGAHIIDGRLRHSILLEVFFDEGIGTMIDRDKEGALK, encoded by the coding sequence ATGAACAAAAGCAATTGTGAAAAAGCCGAAATGCTTGTCGAAGTACTGCCTTACGTCAACCGTTTCCGCGATAAAATCATTGTCATCAAATACGGCGGAAATGCCATGATCAATGAAGAACTGAAAAAAGCCGTCATGCAGGATCTGTTGTTGATGAAATCGGTGGGGATGCATCCGATCCTTGTCCATGGTGGCGGTCCTGCCATCAACGACATGCTGAAAAAGCTGAAGGTCGAGAGCCACTTCGAACAAGGGCTGCGTGTGACCGACAAAGAGACGATGGAAATCGTCGAAATGGTGTTGGCGGGCAAAGTCAACAAGGACATCGTCGGCACTCTGAACCAGATCGGCGGCAAAGGCATCGGTTTGTCAGGAAAAGACGGCAATCTGATCCAAGTGCGCAAAAAATATTTGGAAAAGAACGGCGAAAAGATCGACATCGGCTATGTCGGCGAAGTCGAAGCAGTCAACAAGGAAATGCTGGAGTCGCTCATCTACAGCGGCTATATCCCGGTCATTTCCTCCATCGGGATGGGCAAGGACGGGATGAGCTACAACATCAATGCTGATTATGTAGCCGGTGCTGTGGCGAAAGCCGTTCAGGCAAACAAATTCATCCTGTTGACCGATGTGGAAGGGATTTTCCGCGACTATCATGATAAGGATTCGCTCATTTCGAGGATCACGCTCGAGGAGATCGAAGCACTGGAAGCGGACGGCATCATCTCAGGCGGTATGGTGCCGAAAGTGGACTGCTGCATCGATGCCTTGAAGGGCGGCGTTGCCGGAGCGCACATCATCGATGGCCGTTTGCGCCACTCGATTTTATTGGAAGTTTTTTTCGACGAAGGGATCGGCACAATGATCGATCGCGATAAGGAAGGGGCACTGAAATAA
- the argF gene encoding ornithine carbamoyltransferase — protein sequence MLEQVFQGRSLLAEKDFTREELEYLIDFSAHLKDLKKRNIPHRYLEGKNIALLFEKASTRTRAAFTVAAIDLGAHPEYLGKNDIQLGKKESVEDTAKVLGSMFDGIEFRGFSQKTVEDLAKYAGVPVWNGLTDEWHPTQMIADFLTVKEHFGKLAGLKLVYVGDGRNNVANSLLVTGAILGVHVTICAPESLFPTDELVEMAQKFAEKSGSKIEITADVAKGVKAADVLYTDVWVSMGEEDKFAERIELLAPYQINIEMIEKTGNDDVIMLHCLPAFHDTKTQYGQEIAETFGMREMEVTDAAFRSKHGLQFEQAENRMHSIKAIMAATLGNLFIPKV from the coding sequence ATTTTGGAACAAGTATTTCAAGGAAGAAGCTTATTGGCGGAAAAAGATTTCACTCGGGAAGAATTGGAGTATCTGATTGATTTTTCGGCACATCTGAAGGATCTGAAGAAACGAAATATTCCGCACCGTTATCTAGAAGGCAAAAACATTGCCCTTTTGTTCGAAAAAGCCTCCACTCGTACCAGAGCCGCTTTTACAGTGGCTGCCATTGATCTTGGGGCGCATCCTGAATATTTGGGGAAAAATGACATCCAATTGGGCAAAAAGGAATCCGTTGAAGACACCGCTAAAGTGCTAGGAAGCATGTTCGATGGCATCGAATTCCGTGGTTTCAGCCAAAAAACTGTCGAAGATCTGGCGAAATATGCCGGTGTACCGGTATGGAACGGCTTGACGGATGAGTGGCATCCAACCCAAATGATCGCTGATTTCCTTACGGTCAAAGAACATTTCGGCAAGTTGGCCGGGCTTAAATTGGTCTATGTCGGGGACGGACGCAACAATGTCGCCAACAGCCTGTTGGTTACCGGCGCTATCCTCGGTGTGCATGTCACGATCTGCGCGCCGGAATCATTATTCCCGACCGATGAATTGGTTGAGATGGCACAGAAGTTCGCTGAAAAGAGCGGCAGTAAAATCGAAATCACAGCCGATGTGGCCAAAGGCGTAAAAGCGGCTGATGTCCTTTACACCGATGTATGGGTATCGATGGGTGAAGAAGATAAATTTGCAGAACGTATCGAATTGTTGGCGCCTTATCAGATCAATATAGAGATGATTGAAAAGACAGGGAATGACGATGTGATCATGCTGCACTGTTTGCCGGCTTTCCATGATACGAAAACGCAATACGGGCAGGAAATCGCGGAAACATTCGGCATGCGCGAGATGGAAGTGACCGATGCCGCCTTCCGCAGCAAGCACGGTCTTCAGTTTGAGCAAGCCGAAAACCGCATGCATTCCATCAAGGCGATCATGGCTGCGACCTTAGGAAATTTATTTATTCCAAAAGTTTGA